In Vicinamibacterales bacterium, the genomic window TTGCCATCGTGGTCGCGGTCGGCTTCGGCGGTCTCCTCGGGGCGGTGAACGGGGCAGTGATCGTCCGCACCGGGATCAACGCCTTCATCGTGACCTTGGGCACCGCGAGCGTGTTCTCGGGGGCGATGTTCATCGCCACGAAGGTCGAGGCGTTCCGGGATCTTCCCCCGGCCTTCCTGGAGTTCGGACGGCTCAAGCTGCTCGGGCTGGTCTCGCCGCTGGTCCTGATGATGATCGGCGCGCTCGTCTTCCTGTTCCTGCTCTATCGGGGAACGACGCTCGGGCGCCAGATGCTGGCCACCGGCGCGAACGCGCGGGCGGCTCGGGTCTCGGGTGTCCCCGTCGGCCGCATCGTGACCGTCACGCACATGCTCTCTGGCGCTCTCGCCGGCCTGGCTGGCGTGATGCTGGTCCTGCGGATCGGCTCCGCCATCCCGTCGATCGGTACCGCCGGAGGAGGCGACTGGCTCCTTCCATCGTTCGCCGCCCCGGCTATCGGGGGCACGCTCCTGTCCGGCGGGGTCGTCAACGTGGTCGGCACGTTCATTGGAGGCCTCCTGCTCGGCACCATCGAGAACGGCCTGACGCTGCTGTCAGTACCGGGGTTCTGGGTGCAGCTCATCACAGGCCTGGTTCTGCTCTTTGCCGTCATCCTCGATCGGGCCCGCACCGTGGCGGTCGAGCGGAGCCGGCTTGGAGTGGCGGCATGATCGGGGTCCGGCGAGCACAGCTCCATGCCGACTGGTCCGGGCTCCTCCTCATCACCGTCGCTGTCGCGGTGGGCCTCTCGCTCCTCACCGAGCAGTTCACAGCCGGATTCAATATTTACGTGCTGATGTTCAACATCGCCCTGGCCGTGGTTGTCGCCTACGGACAGATGGTGGTCGTGGCTACGGGCGGCATGAACATCGCCCTGGGGGCAACCGGCGGTCTCTCCGCCGTGATCATGGCTGGTCTCATGGAGTCGTACGGCGTTCCGCTTCCGGTGGTGATCGTTGTCGGACTGGCCGCAGGCGCGCTAATGGGCTTCATCAACGGCTTCCTGACGATCAAGACCGGCATCAACCCATTCGTTATCACGCTCGCCATGGCGAGTGCCTACACGGGCCTGAACATGGCGGTGACGAGCGCGAACCCGTACTACAACATCAGCCCGACGCTCGTGGAGTGGGGGCAGGCTCGGACCGAGATCCTGCCGCATCCCGCGATCGTGACCGTGGTCGTGGCGCTGGTGCTGGCGACGCTGTTCCACCGCCTCGTCCTCGGGCGCAACATCCTCGCGGTCGGCGGCAATGCGCGGGCCTCGGAGATGACCGGGGTACCGGTGGAGCGGGTCATCGTCTCCGCCCACGTGCTTTCGGGGTTCCTGGCCGCCCTCGCGGGTCTGCTCACGATGGCCCGACTTGGCAACGGCACACCGACGATCGGCAGCGACTGGCTGCTCCCGGCGTTCGCTGCCCTGATCATTGGCGGCGTTCCCCTGGAAGGCGGCAAGGTCGCGGTGATGGGCGTGGTGTTCGGCGTCGCGATCCTCGAGCTCATCACCAACGCGCTTGCGATCAACCGGATCGATCCGTATTGGGTCACGTTGCTGCAGGGGACCCTGATTCTGGCCGCCGTTGGGATTGGGCTGCTGCGCAGCGAATCAACCCGAAGCCGGATCCGGGGCAGCCTAGGCCGATCCTCGGCCAGAGCGAGCTGAGAAGACCGTCATGAACGATGAACGCGAGATGAGCGCCTCCGAGCACGCCATTCCGATCGTCGAGGCGTCAGCTGTCGACGGGTCAGGCCCTGGCGCGCCGCCGCTGCTGCAGATGCTCGACATCCGCAAGGCGTTCCCGGGCGTGCAGGCGCTCGACGGCGTTTCGCTGATCCTCAACGCGGGCGAGGTCATGGCGCTGCTTGGGGAGAACGGCGCCGGCAAGAGCACCCTCATCAAGGTCCTCACCCGGCTGTACCGCCAGGAGGAGGGCTCCATCCTCATCGAGGGCCATGAGGTCGCGTTCGCATCTCCCCATGAGGCACATGCGACCGGCATCGCCCACGTTCCGCAGGAGCGCAATCTCATCCCGCGCTTCTCGGTCGGCGAGAACATCATGCTCGAGGCCCTCCCGAAGCGCGGCGGCCTCGTCGACTACGACATCGTGCACCGCGAGGCCCAAATGTGGCTGGACCTGCTTCATGTGTCCGTCGATTCACGGACCCTGGTCGGCGATCTGAGCGTCGCGCAGATGCAGCTGGTGGAGATCGCGAGGGCGATTTCACGTCAGGGCAGGATCCTCGTTCTCGACGAGCCCACGGCGTCGCTCACGCCACACGAGACGAAGGTCCTGTTCGCGATCCTGCGCGACCTGCGGACCAGGGGCGTCGCGATCATCTTCGTCAGCCACAAGCTCGAGGAGGTGTTTGAGCTCTGCGACACGATCATGGTGCTGCGGGACGGGCGCAACGCGGGCCCAAAGGTCGCGTCCTCCGAGATCGACCGCGACGCGTTGATCACGCTCATGGTGGGACGAGCTCAAGTCGTGCGCGAGCTGCCCGCCCAGCAGGCCGCCCCGGGCGAGGTCGCTCTTGAGCTCCGCGACGTCACGACCTCCTCGGGGGGGGCCAACATCAGCCTGTCCGTGCGGCGTGGCGAGATCCTGGGGCTCTACGGGCTGGTCGGCGCCGGGCGCAGTGAGCTCGCACGCTCGATCATCGGCATCGACCGTGTCCTGTCGGGCCAGGTCCTCGTCCGCGGCGAGCCAGTGAGCATCAGGAGCGCCGGCGAGGCGCTCGACCGATACCGGATCGGGTACGTGTCTGAGAACCGGAAGGAGGAGGGTCTCATCCTCCTTCACTCGGTCATGAGCAACATCAGCATCACGATCTGGCGCCGCCTCCAGAACGCCTTGGGCTGGATCGGCGGTCGGGGCGAACGGACCGCCGTTGAGACATTCACTACGAGCCTTGAGATCAAGACGCCGAGCCTGGCCACCTCCGTGGGCAGTCTGAGCGGCGGCAACCAGCAGAAGGTCAGCCTTGCGAAGTGGCTGACCGCGTCCGTCGAGATCCTGATCATCGACGAACCCACCGTGGGCATCGATGTCCGCACCAAGGCCAACCTCCACGACCTGATCTGGAGGCTGGCCGGTGAGGGCATGGCGATCATCCTCATCACCAGCGACATGCCCGAGATGGTCCGGCTTGCCCACCGGATCGTCGTGATGCGCGCCGGCCAGGTCACCGGCGAGATCGAGAACAGTCACGAATACGCCGAGATGAGCCAGCGGATCATGGGCCACATCCATTGACCGCGCTCGCCGTCCGCGGCTTCCGCCGGCTGCGGCTCCCCGGCAACCAAGCCAGAAGCGTGTATATGCGCGCCCAGAAGACGGAGGTACGACCGTGCCTGTCAACCCGTATGAGATCGCACCGCTCGGCCGGACGAGCCTGAAGATCCCCAGGCTGGGGCTCGGTATGGTGTCCCTCGCGGGCATGTATGAGGCTGTCGCGGACGAGACCGCCCACGTCACCCTCGACCACGCGTGGGGTATGGGGATCCGCTACTACGATGCGGCCCCGGTCTACGGGTACGGCCTGGGCGAGACCCGTATGGGTCGCCTCCTGCAGGCCAAGCCCCGCGGCGAATTTGTGGTCTCCACCAAGGTGGGGCGGCTCCTCTACCCCCTCGAGGAGGTGCTGGCTGATCCATCCCTCGATAGGGACTGGCAGCGCCTTGGCTCCATCACCGGAATCGACGCCTCGGACAAGGTTCAGGGCGAGGATCTCAACGACTGGTACTTCCGCGGCGTTCCGGATGTGCGGCCGGTCTACGATTACAGCCGTGACGGCGTGATGCGGTCGGTGGAGGAAAGCCTTGAGCGGACGGGTCTCGACCGCTTCGACATCCTCTGGATCCATGATCCCGACAGCCACTGGGAGCAGGCGATCGGCGGCGCCTTCCCCGCGCTCGCCGACCTCCGGAGCCAAGGCGTCGTCACCGCTATCGGCGCCGGGATGAACCAAGCTGAGATGCTCGCGCGATTCGCACGAGAGGGCGACTTCGACGCGTTTATGTGCGCCGGCCGCTACACCCTGCTGGACCAGCCGGCCCTGGACGAGCTCCTACCGGTCTGCCTCGAGAAGAACATCGCCATCGTGATCGGCGGGGCGATGAACAGCGGCCTGCTGGCCAACCCGAGCCCGGACTCCCACTTCGACTACGGCCCCGCCCCGAAGGCGTGGCTCGACAAGGCCTTGGCGATCAAGGCGGTCTGCGAGCGCCACCGCGTGCCGCTTCGTGCCGCAGCACTCCAGTTCGGATTCGGCCATCCCGCGGTGGTAGCAGTCGTGGCCGGCGTGCGCAAGATCAGCCACCTCGAGGACACGGTCGCCATGATGCAGGTGCCGATCCCCGACGACCTGTGGGAGGAGCTCAAGGCCGAGGGCCTGCTGCCGTCCGAAGCGCCCACGCCGCGTCTCGAGCTGGTGGCAGGAAGCGGAAACTAAGGTGGCGATCACAGTCGACGCCCACCATCACTTCTGGGACACGTCGGACGCGCGGTTCGACTACTACTGGATGACGGATGACCTCGCGCCTATCCGGGGCCGTTACGGGCCAGCCGAGCTCCGGCCATGGCTGGCAGAGAACGGGGTGGATCGGACGGTCGTCGTCCAGACCATCCCGTCACTCCTCGAGACGGAGGAGTTCCTCGCA contains:
- a CDS encoding ABC transporter permease, translating into TNLVRIWDRFGLLAIVLASWVVFAAFTDGFVSEFNVYSVGRLVSIAVVVGFSQMVVIAIGQMNLSIGAIGGVVAMFLGWLMQGLGIPWPVAIVVAVGFGGLLGAVNGAVIVRTGINAFIVTLGTASVFSGAMFIATKVEAFRDLPPAFLEFGRLKLLGLVSPLVLMMIGALVFLFLLYRGTTLGRQMLATGANARAARVSGVPVGRIVTVTHMLSGALAGLAGVMLVLRIGSAIPSIGTAGGGDWLLPSFAAPAIGGTLLSGGVVNVVGTFIGGLLLGTIENGLTLLSVPGFWVQLITGLVLLFAVILDRARTVAVERSRLGVAA
- a CDS encoding ABC transporter permease, with amino-acid sequence MIGVRRAQLHADWSGLLLITVAVAVGLSLLTEQFTAGFNIYVLMFNIALAVVVAYGQMVVVATGGMNIALGATGGLSAVIMAGLMESYGVPLPVVIVVGLAAGALMGFINGFLTIKTGINPFVITLAMASAYTGLNMAVTSANPYYNISPTLVEWGQARTEILPHPAIVTVVVALVLATLFHRLVLGRNILAVGGNARASEMTGVPVERVIVSAHVLSGFLAALAGLLTMARLGNGTPTIGSDWLLPAFAALIIGGVPLEGGKVAVMGVVFGVAILELITNALAINRIDPYWVTLLQGTLILAAVGIGLLRSESTRSRIRGSLGRSSARAS
- a CDS encoding sugar ABC transporter ATP-binding protein → MNDEREMSASEHAIPIVEASAVDGSGPGAPPLLQMLDIRKAFPGVQALDGVSLILNAGEVMALLGENGAGKSTLIKVLTRLYRQEEGSILIEGHEVAFASPHEAHATGIAHVPQERNLIPRFSVGENIMLEALPKRGGLVDYDIVHREAQMWLDLLHVSVDSRTLVGDLSVAQMQLVEIARAISRQGRILVLDEPTASLTPHETKVLFAILRDLRTRGVAIIFVSHKLEEVFELCDTIMVLRDGRNAGPKVASSEIDRDALITLMVGRAQVVRELPAQQAAPGEVALELRDVTTSSGGANISLSVRRGEILGLYGLVGAGRSELARSIIGIDRVLSGQVLVRGEPVSIRSAGEALDRYRIGYVSENRKEEGLILLHSVMSNISITIWRRLQNALGWIGGRGERTAVETFTTSLEIKTPSLATSVGSLSGGNQQKVSLAKWLTASVEILIIDEPTVGIDVRTKANLHDLIWRLAGEGMAIILITSDMPEMVRLAHRIVVMRAGQVTGEIENSHEYAEMSQRIMGHIH
- a CDS encoding aldo/keto reductase — its product is MPVNPYEIAPLGRTSLKIPRLGLGMVSLAGMYEAVADETAHVTLDHAWGMGIRYYDAAPVYGYGLGETRMGRLLQAKPRGEFVVSTKVGRLLYPLEEVLADPSLDRDWQRLGSITGIDASDKVQGEDLNDWYFRGVPDVRPVYDYSRDGVMRSVEESLERTGLDRFDILWIHDPDSHWEQAIGGAFPALADLRSQGVVTAIGAGMNQAEMLARFAREGDFDAFMCAGRYTLLDQPALDELLPVCLEKNIAIVIGGAMNSGLLANPSPDSHFDYGPAPKAWLDKALAIKAVCERHRVPLRAAALQFGFGHPAVVAVVAGVRKISHLEDTVAMMQVPIPDDLWEELKAEGLLPSEAPTPRLELVAGSGN